The genomic interval ACGCCCTTTACATGCTGGGGGCATGCTCCGCCTTTGTCCATTACCTCCTGATATGAACGAGGCCGTCAACCCCCGTTGTGATCCGCCGGGGCGGAGCCGGGCCGGGGATGTCGTCGACGGTTGGCACTCTGATATCCGCGGGTTGGTGACCGCACTTTACGCCATCCGTCGGGGAGCTGCCTCGAACTAGAGACGCACATGCGGCTCAAGCGCCGTGTGCATAGGAGCCTCGAGGATTCCCCCCACCGGCCCCCGGTCGGTTCCGGCTCACCCGGTCGGCTGGATCCCTGTTGAGCCTCGTGGTGTCGCCTTCAGCCCTCCTGTCAGGCTGCTACCCGAGCCTGCTGCGCCTCGACGTGGCATGCAACGGCCCAGGCAAACCCCAAAAGCTCCCGGGCCACCGCGGTCGCCGCCACCGTCGAGGGCTTGCCCCGGCCGAGCAGGCGCCAGTACTTCCGATGCAGCCGTTGTTGCGCTTTGAGGGAGATCCGCAGCACTTCGGGATCGACCCCCTGTTGTCTGGCCCGCAAGGGGGCCTTGACAGCGGGCCGGTGGCGATACGCCCAGGCCGCTTCCCCCAGCACAAACCGGACGTGCGCGTTGCCGGTCTTGGTGATCCCGCCCCGGCGGGTCTGGACGCCGCTCGAATGCTCTCGAGGCACCAGACCCGCGTACGCCATCAGCTGGGCCGGGCTTCGAAAGCGGGAGAACTCCCCGATCTCGGCCACCAGCGTCACCGCCGTGACCTCCCGGACCCCTTTGAGGGCTTGCAACGCCTGGATGACTCGCGCATGCCGGCCTTCGGTGGCCATCGCGTGGATCTCCGCCTCGAGCCGCTCAACCCGGGCCTGCACCTCATGCACCGCATGCAGGTACTCCTGGAAGGCCACCTGGCTGGCCCGGTGGGGGAAGCTCAGCGTATCGAGCCAGCGCAGGAACATCCGGGACCACCGGGTCGTGCCCTTGGGCGCGGCCACGCCGTGACGCAGAAGGAAGCTGGTGAGCTCCTGGCGGGCGCGCCTCAGGTCCCGCTTGGCGCCTTCCCGGGCCCGCACCAGGTCCCGCAGCGCCTCG from Bacillota bacterium carries:
- a CDS encoding IS110 family transposase; the protein is MDHITKFVGLDVAKETIAVAVAERGTAPPRYLGSMANTPEAVRKLVRRLGKPEQLLACYEAGPTGYGLYRLLSRLGVQCIVVAPSLTPVRPGDQVKTDRRDALRLAQLLRAGELTPVWVPGEDDEALRDLVRAREGAKRDLRRARQELTSFLLRHGVAAPKGTTRWSRMFLRWLDTLSFPHRASQVAFQEYLHAVHEVQARVERLEAEIHAMATEGRHARVIQALQALKGVREVTAVTLVAEIGEFSRFRSPAQLMAYAGLVPREHSSGVQTRRGGITKTGNAHVRFVLGEAAWAYRHRPAVKAPLRARQQGVDPEVLRISLKAQQRLHRKYWRLLGRGKPSTVAATAVARELLGFAWAVACHVEAQQARVAA